A DNA window from Hordeum vulgare subsp. vulgare chromosome 1H, MorexV3_pseudomolecules_assembly, whole genome shotgun sequence contains the following coding sequences:
- the LOC123430641 gene encoding heterogeneous nuclear ribonucleoprotein 1-like: MESDQGKLFIGGISWETTEEKLQEHFSNFGEVSQAAVMRDKLTGRPRGFGFVVYADPASVDAALQEPHTLDGRTVDVKRALSREEQQATKAVNPSAGRNAGGGGGGGGGGDAGGARTKKIFVGGLPSSLTDEEFRQYFQTFGAVTDVVVMYDQTTQRPRGFGFITFDSEDAVDRVLHKTFHDLGGKMVEVKRALPREANPGSGGGGRSMGGGGFHSNNGPNSNASSYDGRGDAGRYGQAQQGSGGYPGYGAGAYGSAPTGYGYGHTNPGTTYGNYGSAGYGGVPAAYAGAYGNPSAAASGYQGGPPGANRGPWGSQAPSGYGTGGYAGNAGYGAWNSSSAGGNAPTSQAPGAAAGYGNQGYGYGGYGGDASYGNHGGYGAYGGRGDGAGNPATGAASGYGAAGYGSGNGNSGYPNAWADPSQGGGFGGSVNGASEGQSNYGSGYGGMQPRVAQ, encoded by the exons ATGGAGTCGGATCAGGGCAAGCTCTTCATCGGCGGCATCTCCTGGGAGACCACGGAGGAGAAGCTGCAGGAGCACTTCTCCAACTTCGGCGAGGTCTCACAGGCGGCCGTCATGCGCGACAAGCTCACCGGCCGCCCGCGGGGCTTCGGCTTCGTAGTCTACGCCGACCCCGCTTCCGTCGATGCCGCCCTCCAGGAGCCCCACACCCTCGACGGCCGCACG GTCGATGTGAAGCGGGCGCTCTCGCGGGAGGAGCAGCAGGCTACCAAGGCGGTGAACCCTAGCGCAGGAAGGAACGCCGGAggcggaggtggtggtggcggcggcggtgatgCCGGCGGTGCCAGGACAAAGAAGATCTTTGTGGGCGGGCTGCCCTCCAGTCTGACAGATGAGGAGTTCCGGCAGTACTTCCAGACCTTCGGGGCTGTCACCGATGTTGTGGTGATGTATGACCAGACAACACAGCGCCCCAGGGGTTTCGGCTTCATTACCTTTGACTCAGAGGATGCAGTTGACCGTGTGCTGCACAAGACCTTCCATGATCTTGGAGGGAAGATGGTAGAGGTCAAGCGTGCTCTGCCCCGAGAGGCGAATCCTGGCTCTGGCGGTGGCGGACGTTCCATGGGAGGCGGGGGTTTTCATAGCAACAATGGGCCTAACTCCAATGCTAGCAGCTATGATGGCAGAGGCGATGCTGGCAGATATGGGCAGGCGCAACAAGGCAGTGGTGGCTACCCAGGTTATGGTGCTGGAGCTTATGGCAGTGCTCCAACTGGATATGGATATGGGCACACCAATCCTGGAACTACATATGGAAACTATGGGTCTGCAGGGTATGGAGGTGTTCCTGCTGCGTATGCTGGGGCTTATGGCAATCCAAGTGCCGCTGCTTCTGGTTACCAGGGTGGCCCTCCAGGCGCTAACAGAGGACCCTGGGGCAGTCAAGCTCCGTCTGGTTATGGCACTGGGGGTTATGCTGGCAATGCAGGCTATGGTGCATGGAATAGCTCTTCTGCTGGTGGGAATGCACCCACTAGTCAGGCACCTGGTGCAGCTGCAGGTTATGGAAACCAGGGCTATGGTTATGGTGGATATGGAGGAGATGCATCATATGGCAATCATGGAGGGTATGGGGCTTATGGGGGCCGGGGAGATGGTGCTGGAAATCCTGCTACTGGGGCAGCCTCTGGGTATGGTGCTGCTGGATATGGAAGTGGGAATGGAAACTCTGGATATCCAAATGCGTGGGCTGATCCTTCACAAGGCGGAGGATTTGGTGGTTCAGTCAATGGAGCTTCTGAGGGCCAATCAAATTATGGCAGCGGTTATGGTGGTATGCAGCCTAGGGTTGCTCAGTAG